From one Agathobaculum sp. NTUH-O15-33 genomic stretch:
- the rplW gene encoding 50S ribosomal protein L23, with translation MKFSYDVIRRPIITERSMAGIQDNKYTFEVAPGAGKIEIKKAVEEIFGVKVLKVNTIKLPGKWKRMGVHVGKRPDIKKAVVTLTPDSKKIEIFENMV, from the coding sequence ATGAAGTTTTCTTACGACGTGATCCGCCGACCGATCATCACCGAGCGTTCGATGGCGGGTATTCAGGATAACAAGTACACGTTTGAAGTAGCGCCGGGCGCCGGCAAGATCGAGATCAAGAAGGCTGTGGAAGAAATCTTCGGCGTTAAGGTGCTGAAGGTTAACACCATCAAGCTGCCGGGCAAGTGGAAGCGCATGGGCGTCCACGTCGGCAAGCGCCCCGACATCAAGAAGGCGGTCGTCACGCTGACTCCGGACAGCAAGAAGATCGAGATCTTCGAGAATATGGTCTAA
- the rplD gene encoding 50S ribosomal protein L4 yields the protein MPTVAVFDMTGKKTGEMELSDAVFGIEPNMTVVHAAVKNHLANRRHGTQSTLTRAEVRGGGIKPWRQKGTGRARQGSIRAPQWTHGGIAFGPKPRSYNYTLNRKTRRLALLSALSAKAAAGEIIVIDGLDMSEIKTKKFVSFLGSVEATGKSLVVTPEVRVNVVKSAANIPGVRTTIASTLNVYDILNADKFIIDKAAVEKLQEVYA from the coding sequence ATGCCTACAGTAGCAGTTTTTGATATGACCGGTAAGAAAACCGGCGAGATGGAGCTTTCCGATGCCGTATTCGGTATTGAGCCCAATATGACCGTGGTACACGCGGCCGTCAAGAATCATCTGGCCAATCGCCGTCACGGCACGCAGTCCACGCTTACCCGTGCCGAGGTACGCGGCGGCGGCATCAAGCCGTGGCGCCAGAAGGGCACCGGCCGTGCCCGTCAGGGCTCCATCCGCGCGCCGCAGTGGACCCACGGCGGTATCGCGTTTGGCCCGAAGCCCCGTTCCTATAACTACACGCTCAACCGCAAGACCCGCCGTCTGGCTCTGCTCTCCGCACTGAGCGCCAAGGCAGCGGCCGGCGAGATCATCGTCATCGACGGTCTCGATATGAGCGAGATCAAGACCAAGAAATTCGTTTCGTTCCTCGGCAGCGTCGAGGCGACCGGCAAGAGCTTGGTCGTTACGCCCGAGGTGCGTGTCAATGTCGTGAAGAGCGCCGCCAACATCCCCGGTGTGCGCACGACCATCGCGTCCACGCTGAATGTTTATGACATTCTCAACGCCGATAAGTTCATTATCGACAAGGCCGCGGTCGAAAAGCTCCAGGAGGTGTACGCATAA
- a CDS encoding RNA polymerase sigma factor, whose translation MSEDKNILARARRGELPAFEELVTLYEKRVFAVALRSSGSPEDAADITQETFLRAWRGMDSFRGDSGFSTWLFRIAMNLCVDYARRKNAAPLTQPLVGEDDMERPIPDPAPTPEQRLDNSELGRELSEALNEVSEEHRQIVLLRDVSGLSYTEIAETLEISEGTVKSRLSRARLALRDTLLRRGNILPPAPSKQPKGGGQA comes from the coding sequence ATGAGCGAGGATAAAAACATCCTAGCCCGCGCGCGGCGCGGCGAGCTGCCCGCGTTTGAAGAGCTGGTAACGCTCTATGAAAAAAGGGTGTTCGCGGTTGCGCTGCGTTCCTCTGGCTCGCCCGAGGACGCGGCCGATATCACGCAGGAAACTTTCCTGCGCGCTTGGCGCGGGATGGATTCCTTCCGGGGGGACAGCGGCTTTTCCACTTGGCTGTTCCGCATTGCGATGAATTTGTGCGTCGACTACGCGCGCCGCAAAAACGCGGCGCCGCTGACCCAACCCCTTGTGGGGGAGGACGATATGGAGCGGCCTATTCCCGACCCCGCGCCCACGCCCGAGCAAAGGCTGGACAACAGCGAGCTGGGGCGGGAGCTTTCCGAGGCCCTGAACGAAGTGTCCGAGGAACACCGGCAGATCGTTTTGCTGCGCGATGTTTCCGGCCTGAGCTATACCGAGATCGCCGAAACGCTGGAAATTTCGGAGGGCACGGTGAAATCGCGTCTGTCGCGGGCGCGGCTTGCTCTGCGCGATACGCTGCTGCGCCGGGGGAACATTCTGCCGCCCGCTCCGTCTAAACAACCGAAAGGAGGCGGGCAGGCATGA
- the rpsJ gene encoding 30S ribosomal protein S10 yields the protein MANAQKIRIRLKAYDHELIDQSAEKIIETAKRNGAKVSGPIPLPTEKEIITILRAVHKYKDAREQFERRTHKRLIDIVNPNQATIEALTTLDLPAGVEFEVKL from the coding sequence ATGGCAAACGCACAGAAGATTAGAATCCGCCTGAAGGCGTACGACCACGAGCTGATCGACCAGTCGGCCGAGAAGATCATCGAGACCGCTAAGCGCAACGGCGCTAAGGTTTCGGGCCCCATCCCGCTGCCGACCGAGAAGGAGATCATCACCATCCTTCGCGCGGTACACAAGTATAAGGATGCGCGCGAGCAGTTCGAGCGCCGTACCCACAAGCGTCTGATCGACATCGTCAACCCCAATCAGGCTACCATCGAAGCGCTCACCACGCTCGATCTGCCGGCTGGCGTTGAATTTGAAGTTAAGCTCTAA
- the rpsS gene encoding 30S ribosomal protein S19 — protein sequence MGRSVKKGPFVAPELIKRVVEMNEKGEKKVLKTWSRASTIFPDFVGHTFAVHDGRKHVPVYVTEDMVGHKLGEFAPTRTYRGHAGSRTSNNGK from the coding sequence ATGGGCAGAAGTGTTAAGAAGGGCCCTTTTGTGGCTCCTGAGCTTATCAAAAGAGTCGTTGAGATGAACGAGAAGGGCGAGAAGAAGGTTCTCAAGACCTGGTCCCGCGCCTCTACGATCTTCCCGGATTTCGTCGGTCACACCTTCGCGGTGCACGACGGCCGCAAGCATGTGCCGGTCTATGTGACCGAGGACATGGTTGGTCACAAGCTGGGCGAGTTTGCTCCCACCCGTACCTATCGTGGTCACGCGGGCAGCAGAACCTCCAATAACGGCAAGTAA
- the rplC gene encoding 50S ribosomal protein L3, giving the protein MNKAIIGKKVGMTQIFNADGKVIPCTVIEAGPCVVTQLKTEEKDGYNAVQFGFEDVQERKLNKPQKGHLKKSGDSLKKYLKEFRFEDCATFQLGDVVKADMFKEGDFVDVTGISKGKGYAGVIKRFNAGRSPMSHGAGPMHRHQGSMGACSDPSKIMKGKMMPGHMGAEQVTVQNLDVVKVDPELNLIAVCGAVPGPKGGIVFLKNTVKNNKLVKGEAGVSKNPQKASARK; this is encoded by the coding sequence ATGAACAAAGCGATCATCGGCAAGAAGGTCGGCATGACCCAGATCTTCAACGCCGACGGCAAGGTCATCCCCTGCACCGTCATCGAGGCGGGCCCCTGCGTCGTTACGCAGCTCAAGACCGAGGAGAAGGACGGTTACAACGCCGTACAGTTCGGTTTCGAGGACGTTCAGGAGCGCAAGCTCAACAAGCCCCAGAAGGGCCACCTGAAGAAGTCCGGCGACAGCCTCAAGAAGTACCTCAAGGAGTTCCGCTTTGAGGATTGCGCCACCTTCCAGCTGGGCGACGTTGTCAAGGCCGACATGTTCAAGGAAGGCGACTTCGTTGACGTGACCGGTATTTCCAAGGGTAAGGGCTACGCGGGCGTTATCAAGCGCTTCAACGCCGGCCGCTCCCCGATGAGCCACGGCGCCGGCCCGATGCACCGTCATCAGGGTTCCATGGGCGCGTGCTCCGATCCTTCCAAGATCATGAAGGGCAAAATGATGCCGGGCCACATGGGCGCCGAGCAGGTCACCGTTCAGAATCTGGACGTTGTCAAGGTCGACCCCGAGCTCAACCTGATCGCCGTTTGCGGCGCGGTTCCGGGCCCCAAGGGCGGCATCGTGTTCCTGAAGAACACCGTAAAGAACAACAAGCTTGTCAAGGGTGAGGCTGGCGTCAGCAAGAACCCGCAGAAGGCTTCCGCGAGAAAGTAA
- the rplB gene encoding 50S ribosomal protein L2, protein MAIKTFNPTTPSRRNMTVLSYKGLSKVKPEKSLLEKVKKTAGRNSYGRITVRHHGGGNKQKYRIIDFKRQKLDMPATVMTLEYDPNRSANIALVQYEDGVKAYILAPEGLNIGDKVISSVEADIKPGNCLPVEHIPVGTMIHNIELYPGKGAQLVRSAGVGAQLMAKENGMAQVRLPSGEVRFIRLECKATIGIVGNSDHSNVQLGKAGRTRHMGIRPTVRGSVMNPCDHPHGGGEGKSPIGRPSPVTPWGKPAMGYKTRKKNHRTDKQIVRRRNGK, encoded by the coding sequence ATGGCTATTAAGACTTTCAACCCGACGACGCCCTCGCGCAGAAATATGACTGTGCTTTCCTACAAGGGCCTGTCCAAGGTGAAGCCCGAGAAGAGCCTTCTCGAAAAGGTCAAGAAGACCGCCGGCCGCAACAGCTACGGCCGCATCACCGTTCGCCATCACGGCGGCGGCAACAAGCAGAAGTACCGTATCATCGATTTCAAGCGCCAGAAGCTGGATATGCCGGCGACCGTCATGACTCTCGAGTATGACCCGAACCGCTCGGCCAACATCGCTCTCGTTCAGTACGAGGACGGCGTTAAGGCTTATATCCTCGCTCCCGAAGGCCTGAACATCGGCGACAAGGTCATCTCCTCTGTCGAAGCCGACATCAAGCCCGGCAACTGCCTGCCGGTCGAGCACATCCCGGTCGGTACCATGATCCACAACATCGAGCTGTACCCCGGCAAGGGCGCGCAGCTGGTCCGCTCCGCAGGCGTCGGCGCTCAGCTGATGGCGAAGGAGAACGGCATGGCGCAGGTTCGTCTGCCCTCCGGTGAAGTTCGCTTCATCCGTCTGGAGTGCAAGGCCACGATCGGTATCGTCGGCAATTCCGACCACTCGAACGTGCAGCTGGGCAAGGCCGGCCGTACCCGTCATATGGGCATCCGCCCGACCGTTCGCGGCAGCGTCATGAACCCGTGCGATCACCCGCACGGCGGCGGCGAAGGCAAATCGCCGATCGGCCGTCCCTCGCCTGTTACCCCGTGGGGCAAGCCGGCGATGGGTTACAAGACCCGTAAGAAGAACCACCGCACCGATAAGCAGATCGTGCGGCGCCGTAACGGTAAGTGA
- a CDS encoding anti-sigma factor family protein — translation MRDCEYFEQLCSNSVDGTLTEQERQELSEHVKGCPSCAALLNDLEQMRAMLRAEPEIPDSLHHDIMERLSGEARLTLVQPEKPARRMPVFTMVAAAAVVVMVVLGGGVGQLFGTKSNGAGNADTVTAADGGARPVDDSRIDAAPRAAEAAPEDAKPQPESAAPRTKSAPQAPAEAADGTQPEANAGAGEAAAGGEMPAEAEQKSAAENDTAQEPGAGAVAPRVAYYSGDLPVQDAEAETEETAALPESIRGTAVAYSYLAVGAGELPELDGALLLNEGDYSYFSLSNNMTVLEKTLDSVEKAGYTVSAYENVGLVTDSKAESWLLIVKKS, via the coding sequence ATGAGAGATTGTGAGTATTTTGAGCAGCTCTGTTCCAACAGCGTCGACGGTACGCTGACCGAACAGGAGCGGCAGGAACTGAGCGAGCACGTGAAGGGCTGTCCCTCGTGTGCTGCGCTGCTGAATGATCTGGAACAAATGCGGGCGATGCTGCGGGCGGAACCCGAAATCCCGGATTCGCTGCACCATGATATTATGGAGCGACTGTCGGGCGAGGCGCGGCTGACTTTAGTGCAGCCGGAAAAGCCGGCGCGCCGCATGCCGGTATTCACCATGGTGGCGGCTGCCGCCGTCGTGGTGATGGTAGTGCTGGGAGGCGGCGTGGGCCAGCTGTTCGGCACCAAGAGCAACGGTGCTGGAAACGCCGATACCGTCACGGCGGCGGATGGCGGCGCGCGTCCGGTGGACGATAGCCGGATCGACGCTGCGCCGCGCGCGGCCGAAGCTGCGCCCGAGGACGCGAAGCCGCAGCCCGAGTCGGCTGCGCCGCGGACGAAGAGCGCGCCGCAGGCCCCGGCGGAAGCGGCTGACGGCACACAGCCGGAAGCAAACGCTGGCGCGGGAGAAGCGGCGGCGGGCGGCGAAATGCCCGCAGAGGCGGAGCAAAAGTCAGCTGCGGAAAACGATACGGCGCAGGAACCGGGCGCGGGCGCTGTCGCGCCGCGCGTGGCTTACTATAGCGGGGATCTGCCGGTGCAGGATGCGGAAGCTGAAACGGAGGAGACCGCCGCGCTGCCGGAAAGCATTCGGGGAACGGCGGTGGCGTACAGCTATCTGGCGGTCGGCGCGGGCGAGCTGCCCGAGCTGGACGGCGCGTTGCTTTTGAACGAGGGCGACTATTCATATTTTTCCCTCTCGAACAATATGACCGTGCTGGAAAAAACGCTGGACAGCGTTGAAAAAGCCGGTTATACGGTTTCCGCCTACGAAAATGTAGGTCTCGTCACCGATAGCAAGGCTGAAAGCTGGCTGCTGATCGTTAAAAAAAGCTAG
- the rplV gene encoding 50S ribosomal protein L22: protein MEARAIVRNVRMTPRKIKLICDLIRGKDAGEAMAIIMNTPKAACEPMAKLLKSAVANAENNHGMDTDKLYVKMVHVGPGPVMKRVMPRAQGRAFRILKRTSHITLVLGEKE, encoded by the coding sequence ATGGAAGCAAGAGCAATCGTACGCAACGTACGCATGACCCCGCGTAAGATCAAGCTGATCTGCGATCTGATCCGCGGCAAGGATGCGGGCGAAGCGATGGCTATCATCATGAATACCCCCAAGGCGGCCTGCGAGCCCATGGCGAAGCTTTTAAAGAGCGCGGTGGCCAATGCCGAGAACAACCACGGCATGGATACCGACAAGCTGTACGTCAAGATGGTGCACGTCGGTCCCGGCCCCGTCATGAAGCGCGTTATGCCGCGCGCACAGGGCCGTGCGTTCAGAATCCTCAAGAGAACCTCGCACATCACGCTGGTTCTCGGCGAGAAAGAATAA